One Caenibius sp. WL genomic window, TCCGCCCCGGTGGGCAGGCGCACTGTGGACAGGGGCCGGAATTTTTCCCATGGGCCATGGAAAGGCGAAACGGCGGAGAATTGCGGTATGTACATGGGTCTGGTTCAGGGCATGGCGGATATCGTCAAAGCGGACCACCTGCCCGGCCGCCTGGCGCTGATCCTGCGCTTCCCGCCGCACCTGACCGAAGGGCTGGTGCTGGGCGCCAGCGTCGCGGTGGAAGGGGTGTGCCTGTCGGTCACTTCGATTGACGGCGATCTGATCGGCTTCGATGCGACCACCGGCACGCTCGACACCACCAATCTCGGCACCTTGGCGCATAACCGGGTGAATATCGAGCGTTCGGCCAGAATGGGGGATGAGATCGGCGGCCACATTACCGCCGGCCATGTTTCGGGCACGGCGGAAATCATCGGCTTCGAAAAGGATGCCGACAATCACATGTGGCTGAAAATCCGCGTTCCCGCGCCGTGGCACCGCTATGTGTTCAAACGCGGCTTCCTCGCCGTCAACGGATGCAGCCTGACCGTCGCCGATGCGCAGAACGACGTGTTCACGATCAACCTCATTCCCGAAACGCTGCGGCAGACGACCTTCGGCCTCTATGCGGTGGGAGATCGGGTCAATATCGAAGTCGATCACCAGACCATGGTGATGGTCGATACGATCGAACGCAGTGTGACTTCGGTGTTCGAACGGCTGATTGCGGATCGCTTCGCCAATCCGGCCTGACGATGCCTCCCCGGCGCACAAACTACGCCGGGAACGCAAAAAGGGTTCAGGCAGCCCCGCCAGCGGCAACAGCCTTGGAACGGGCCGCGCCCTTGGCTTGGCCTGACTTGGGTGAGCCAGACTTGGCTTGGTCGGACTTGGGTTGGCGCGCACTCTTCAGCGAAGACATTTCGCCCGCTTTCGAACGCCCGCGCCCGCCACGGCCCAGACCGATGGCCTTGGCCAGATCGCGGCGGCGGTCGGCGTAATTGGGCGCGACCAGCGGATGGTCGGCCGCCAGTCCCCAGCGCTGACGATATTCTTCCGTCGTCAGCCCATGATCGGCGGTGAGATGGCGCTTGAGCATTTTCATCTTCCGGCCGCATTCGAGGCAGGCGACATGATCGGGGCGCACCGATGCCCGGATCGGGACCGCCGGCTCGCGAACCACCGGCGCCGGGGCCGCTGCCTGACCGAGCCCGGCCAGCGACTGATAGACTTTCGCAATCAGGACGGGAATCTGATCGACGCTCACGCTGTTATGGCTGACATGGGCCGCCACCACATCCGAGGTCAAAGCGATCAACGTTTCGCGATCCTGGTTTTCTTCCGCCAATTTCTTTTCCTTCCATTCGCAGCAGCCCTGTCCGCATTCGCGCGCCCCATTTTACGGAGCGAAAGGCCGATCTGTTTTCCGAAGTATAGAATGGCTGAATTCCGATTTTGTGCCCGGCGGAAGACTGGGACAGGTCCAAAAAATCCCAAACAGTTGTTTAATGGGGCAGTTTATCCTGAAAATCAGTACTCTATCGGCAAAGCGAATTGTTGCATGCCCTCATGATATTGGTCACATGGCAAGCAACAAACCGCCTGCAGCGGAGGAAGCGCAAAACGATCCGCCGAACTTGTCAGGATATTTTCTCCACCCGGCACGTTCTGACACCGCAACAGGAAAGAAATGGCCATGATCTCTACCGTTACGCGTTTCTGCATTCCCCTGATTCTCGCCGCGGCGGCCACCGCCTGCGCCCCGGTCCCTGCGGCCGCGCCGGATGGTGCGGTGCACGAGGGGATG contains:
- a CDS encoding riboflavin synthase subunit alpha — its product is MGLVQGMADIVKADHLPGRLALILRFPPHLTEGLVLGASVAVEGVCLSVTSIDGDLIGFDATTGTLDTTNLGTLAHNRVNIERSARMGDEIGGHITAGHVSGTAEIIGFEKDADNHMWLKIRVPAPWHRYVFKRGFLAVNGCSLTVADAQNDVFTINLIPETLRQTTFGLYAVGDRVNIEVDHQTMVMVDTIERSVTSVFERLIADRFANPA
- a CDS encoding MucR family transcriptional regulator → MAEENQDRETLIALTSDVVAAHVSHNSVSVDQIPVLIAKVYQSLAGLGQAAAPAPVVREPAVPIRASVRPDHVACLECGRKMKMLKRHLTADHGLTTEEYRQRWGLAADHPLVAPNYADRRRDLAKAIGLGRGGRGRSKAGEMSSLKSARQPKSDQAKSGSPKSGQAKGAARSKAVAAGGAA